The following is a genomic window from Shewanella avicenniae.
CACGCAGATGAACAGCATTCAGCACTTTGAGAGAACCTCCAAAAGTAATACAATTATAAAATAATACTAATCAGTAGACAGGTTGAAGAATGACGATTGCAACAAACAGCCCGTTAGTCGAGCAGCGTGCCGACCCTTTTGTGTATAAGCACAGTGATGGTTACTACTACTTTACTGGGTCAGTACCGACTTACGACCGTATCGAACTTAGACGTTCAAAAACCTTAGCCGGTTTGAAAGACGCTGAAACCTTTGACGTATGGTTTAAGCACGATGCTGGCCCAATGAGCCGCCACGTGTGGGCGCCGGAAATCCATTATCTGGATGGCAAGTGGTATATCTACTTTGCCGCAAGCCAAGAAGATGACATCTGGGCACTGCGTCCGTATGTATTGGAATGCCAAGGCCAAGATCCATTAAACGATGAATGGGTTGAGCTGGGCATGATGCAAGCAGCCGATGGTGACAATAAATCCTTTATCGATTTCTCGCTGGATGCCACCATTTTTGAAAACCAAGGTAAGCGCTATTTCTGCTGGGCAGAAAAAACCGGTGGTCAGTTTGCCGCATCGAACCTGTATCTGGCAGAGATGGAATCGCCCATCAAACTGAAAACCGTACAGTTTATGTTGACCACGCCTGATTATGATTGGGAACGCGTGGACTTTTGGGTGAATGAAGGCCCGGCAGTGCTGAAGCATGATGGCAAAATCTTTATCACCTTCTCTGCCAGCGCCACCGGTGCCTGTTACTGCATGGGTTATATGGAAGCAGATGAAAATTCAGATCTGCTCGACCGTAACTCATGGCAGAAAACACGTCAGCCAGTACTTGGCACTGACTATGATAAGAAGATTTATGGCCCAGGCCATAACAGCTTCACTGTGGCAGAAGATGATGTGACGCCAATCTGTGTCTATCACGCCCGTGATTACGAAGCAGCGGTCGGCGACCCAGCAGTAGTCCCAAAAACTGATACGCGTCCGTTGGAAGAGATCAAAAAAGACCCGCTGTACGATCCAAACCGCCATGCGCGGGTATTGGAAGTGAAGTTTGATGCTGACGGCAAACCCGTATTCGAACTCTACTAATTAGCGCTGTTAAGTCTTGCCAAAGCCGACCCCATCATGGTCGGCTTTGTTTTTATTACAGATCTTCTAACTGTGTTTCTTCATCTGTGATTGCTGGAGTAGCTTTGCAAAGCCGCTCCCTTGAGGCAAACTCATAAATGCTGTTATCGGCCTATACTTCAAAGGACTGTGGTGAGGAAAACATTAGATGACTCAGGCGTTTTCATTAGATTTAGCCCGCAAAATGGCGGTTGGCGAAGACATTACTCAACTGCAATTTGATCAGTTATTGCAGCACATCAGCAATGATCCCTTGTTGAAACAGTTTGCCCCAGATGGCATCTGCCAAATTGACCCGCGTAACGGCAATCTGGTGGTGTACAACTCCTCTCGCGCCAAGCGGCCACAAACCCATACTCAAGCAACACACACTATTGAGGCGGCTAAACCTTGTCCTATCTGTGAGGGTGCTAGCGCTGATATTCTTGATATTGCCGAGCAGAGTGAGGGCTTCACCTTTATCAGTAAAAACCTTTATCCGATTTTTCACCCCATTGAGTATGTGCCGCAGGAGCTGCCGGATTATTTTCAGCATCAAGACCCATATCATCTGGGGCGTGCGTCTTACGGTTTTCACCTGCTGCAGTGGACATCCTCAATCCATGATCGCGATTGGTACAATATTCCGTTGAACGATGCCACTATCTGTTTGCAGCGGTTGGCGGCGGTGGAATCGACTCTGCTGCATCAACCGACCGACTTTATGGCGCAGTCGGGCAAGCAGGTGGAAGATCGCCAAGTCAGCGGTTATGTCTCCATCATTAAAAATTATGGTGCCAGTGCCGGCGCATCCTTGGTGCATGGCCACCAACAAATCGCCTACAGCAATATTTTGCCGCAGCACTTTTTTAATAATCTTTGTTTCCGTAAGCGCCATGAGCGCGCCTTTAGCCAATATATGATTGAGGAAAACCCGGCAGAGTTATTGGTGAAAGACTACGGCGCAGTGCAGCTGATGGTGCCGTATTTTATGAAACGGCCGCTTGATATGTTGCTGATTTTTAAAGAGAGCCATAAGCGCTATCTGCATCAACTTACTACCTATGAGTTAACCCAACTGGCGCAAGGCATACAGCAAGCGATTCGAGCGATTGTCGGGCTGATGACCCAAATGGGGATGACGCCTGCCTACAACATGATCATCAATAACGGCCCTGGCTGCGGCTTGTACGTGGAGTTTTTAACCAAAACACAGATGATGGGCGGCTATGAGCAGATTGGTTTGTATGTGTGCCAGGCCAATCCTTACCATAACGCTAATTCAATACGGCAATGGATTGCTGCGGAAGATAATGTGGAAAACCGTGCTGAAGAGGGTGCAGACGCAGGTGCAGAAGACGGTGCGGAAGATTGTGTGGAAACCGATACTCAAGCTCGCAATTGATTAATCTTATCGGTTGATACAACAAAAAAGCGCTGACATCTTGATTCGAGTATCAGCGCTTTTGTGTTTAGGCGATTATTACCTGTAAAGATTAGGGCTTACAGCAAGCCACGGCTTTTTAGCAGCGGTTTGATATCCGCATCTTTACCACGGAAGTCACGATACATCTGCATTGGGTCGCGGCTACCCCCTTGGGACAGTAGCTTGTAGCGGAAGGCGTCAGCGGTTTCTTGGTCAAAAATCCCTTTCTCTTTGAATGCTTCAAAGGCGTCAGCACCAAGAATATCGGCCCAAATGTAGGAGTAGTAACCGGCAGCATAGCCACTTGAGAATATATGGCCGAAGTAGGTGCTGCGGTAGCGGGGTGGGATCTCTTCAATCAAGCCCATCTTTTCCAGCGAGGCTTGTTCAAAGGCTGCCGCATCACGCAGTTTACTGTCGGTCAGGCTGTGCCAGTCCAAATCCAACTTAGTCGCCGCTAAATATTCAACGGTATTAAAGCCTTGGTTAAATTTACCTGCTGCCAATGCTTTTTCAATCAGGGCTTGTGGAATGACTTCGCCAGTTTCGATGTGGTGAGCAAAGTGCGCCAACACTTCAGGTTCGGTCATCCAGTTTTCATTCACTTGCGATGGAAACTCCACATAGTCGCGTGGCACATCAGTTCCTGCTTGTGAGGTGAAAGCAACGTTAGATAACAGATGATGTAGCGCGTGGCCAAATTCATGGAACACAGTGCTGGCTTCATCAAAGGTCAGCAAGGTCGGCTTGCCATCGATAGGCGCGGCGAGGTTGAGCACGTTGACCACAATCGGTGGAATACGTTTGCCATTTTGCATCTGCTGTTTGCGATAAGGGCTTGCCCATGCACCACTGCGTTTATTGTCACGCACATAGTAGTCGCCCATAAAGATCCCAAGCACGCTGCCGTCTTTGTCTTTTACTTCAAAAGTACGTACATCTGGGTGATATTTGGGCAAATCATTACGCTCAACAAAGGTCAAACCATACAGGCGGTTAGCCGTATAAAAGATGCCTTTGAGGGTATTGTCGAGCGAGAAATAAGGCTTGGTTTGTTGCTCGTCAAAGTCATATTTTTCGGCACGCACTTTATTGGCGTAGTAGTGCCAATCCCATGCGGCAAGTTTGAACGGCTTGTCGCTGGCATCTATTAGCGCTTGCATCTGCGCTCGTTCATCTTTGGCTTTTGCCAAGGCTGCAGGCCACAGCTTGTCGAGCAGAGCGTAAACGTTTTCAGGTTTTTGCGCTGTGCGTTCTTCCATCACAAAATCAGCGTGGCTGCGATAGCCAAGCAGTTGCGCTTTTTCGACTCTCAACGCGGCGATTTTAGCGAGGTTCTGCTTGTTATCGTGCGCATCATTGTGGTCGGCTTGGCTGGTGTAGGCATCGTACATCTGTTTACGCAGTTCGCGATTGTCGGCGTAGGTCATAAACGGGATGTAAGAGGGCTTTTGAATGGTGAACACCCATTTGCCATCTAAGCCTTTTTTAGTGGCGGTAGTGGCCGCTGCAGCAACAATATCGGCAGGCAAACCGGCCAAGTCTGCTTGATTGTCGACCACTAACTTAAAGGCGTTGGTGTCGGCCAGAATATTTTCACGAAAACTCAGGCTCAGTTGGCTAAGTTCAGTGTTAATTTCGCGCAGCTTAGCTTTGTCTTGCGCATTGAGGTTAGCGCCACCGCGACTAAAGCTCAGGTAAGTGTCTTTTAGCAGTCGTTGCTGTGCTTCATTCAATTTGAGCTGTTCACGTTGGTCATAGACTGCTTTCACCCGTTGGAACAGCTTGTCATTCAGATAGATATCATCACTTGCCGCTGACATCATCGGCGCAAGGGTTTTTGATAACGCTTGAATTGCAGGATTCGGATTGGCTGAACGCTGGCCGTAAAACACACTTGATACTTTACTCAGCAATGGCGCAGCGTTTTCCATCGCTAAAATCGTGTTGAAAAACGATGCAGGTGCGGGGTTTTCAATGATTGCATTGATATTGAGTCGACGCTCTTCCAAGGCGCGCTCAAATGCTGGCAGATAATCACTATCTTTAATCCGTGCAAAATCGGGGATCTCTTGATACGTCCCCCACGGATGGAAAAATGGATTAACTCGCACTAATCCTTGGCTTTCCATCGCTACGGTGGGTGACGGTTGCTGCGTGGTGCTGGCGTATATTTGGCTGCTGCCAAGTGCCATTAAAATGCTGGCGGCGAATAGGGTATAGCTAAATTTCATTCCATCCTCGTTATCGTTTTTCTGCGTTGATGCGCTATGGCTACCATAGATAACATGCGAGCCGACCATTTGCCGAATCTTGCCGCGGCTAAGTTGTAACAAGGTTTTTACTTTGCATTTTGTTGCTAAGGCTTATGGCAAGATAGGCGCAATTGTTCATTCGCCCAATCGTCAAATGAGTTTGTTATGGTTAAACAACTGCTACTTTCTACCCTTATCGCAACCAGCCTTAGCGCCACCTTGTTGCCCATTACGGCGTCGGCAAACACCACAAAATTGCAAGTCACGCCACTCGCACAGCGCACTGCAGACTACAGCGTGGCGCACTATGCCGAGGCGATGGAGCAAACGCTGGCACAACTGGTCAGCTTTAATACGGTGCGGGTAGATGGGCTGACGCCGGACAATAATCCTCAATTTGTTGGCTTTAAAGCGGCGGTTAAAGCCAAGGCTGAAGCATTGGGGTTCGATTATGCCGATCATGGTTATGTGCTGTTGGTGGGCTTTGGCGAAGACAAGGGCGGCGGCGCCCATAAGCTGGGCATTATTACCCACGGTGATGTGCAACCCGCCGATCCCAGCTTATGGCAGCAAAGCCCTTATTTGATGGATACCACCTCAGAGCCAGGCAAGCTAATTGGTCGCGGCACCGAAGATGATAAAGGCCCAATTGCAACGGCTTTGTATGCGATGAAAAGCATCAAAGACCAAGGCTTGCCACTCGCACGCCGTATCGAATTGATGATTTATATGGGCGAAGAGTCAGACTGGGAGCCGCTAAAAGCGTTTTTGAAAACCTATCAGCCGGGCGATATCAACGTTACCATTGACGCGGAATATCCAGTGGTCACGGCAGAAAAAGGCTGGAGTCAAATCAGCGCCACGATTCCCGCTATTCCTGCGCGTCCAGATGATGTAGCGCCGAACCGCTTAGTGCAATTCAGTGGCGGTTCTTTTGCCAGTCAAATTCCGCAGCAGGCCAGCGCGGTGATTGCTGAGCCGTCTGCTGCACTTATCGCTGCATTAAAAGCGGCCGCGGCAACGCAAGCGCAGCAAAGTAACATGCACTATCAATTTACCGTGGCCGATGGTCAGTTGTTGATTGCTGCCGATGGTAAATCGGCACACTCATCAACACCGGAAGATGGCATCAATGCGGTGAGTTATCTTGCGGATTTGTTATCGCAACAGCCGTGGCCAAAAACGCAAGCATCGATGACCTTAGCCTTTATCAATGAATTGGTCGGCACCGGTTTATACGCTGAAAAGTTTGGCGATATTGCTTATCAAGATGATTTTATGGGGCCAATGTCTCTGGCGGTTACCGTAGTAAAACAGCAAGCAGAAGGCACTAAGATTACCCTCAACCTGCGCCGTCCGGTTGGCAAAACGTCTGAAATGCTGACGGCGCAAACAGCTGCTGCATTAACTGCGTGGCAAAGCCAGCATCAACTGAGTTTGCTGGATAGCAGTAGCTATTGGGGTGAGCCGATGGTGATGCGTGACGCACCGCATCTGCAAACCTTGCTGAATGTCTTTTCGCACTTTACCGGGATTGAAAACGCAAAGCCGGTGGCAATTGGCGGCTCAACCAACAGTAAGTTGTTCCCCAATGCCCTCAGTTTCGGCCCCGCTATGCCGGGCGTGGAATATACCGGCCACAGTGAGCATGAATTTATCACCCGCGAACAGTTACAGCTTAATTTGAAAATGTACACCGCTGCGATGGTGGAACTGGCGGTTAAGCAATAGCCGCAAGCTTGGTTGCTGCGGGGCAATGCGGCCATTAACAGCGGTGAGTGAGCAATCATTCGCCGCTTTTTTGTGGTTTGGCCGTTCATCGAGCTAATTGCTGGACAGTGGCGCGTGGCTTAACAATAATGGGCGCACTCGATGCACGGCTTGTGACATTGAAGCAATTCAACACGATTAGAAGACCACATAACATTAGTGTGGCCTGCATATTTTTATGCAGCAGAAAGGACGTTGTTCAATGAAAAAATCACTTATCTCTGTTGCGCTCGCGGGGCTTTTAGCGCTGCCAGCCACGTTGGCATTGGCCGAATCTCAGCCTGAAAATTACAACCTACAACAGCAACGCGACAAGATTGTGCCGGTGCAGATGTCGGTAAACAGCGCATTTTTGAACGCAGAAGAGAAGCAAGTGGTCAACAAGCTGATCCAAGCGGCGCAGCTGATGAGCGAAATCTATCTACGCCAAGTGAATGAACATAACCCACAAATTCGCGCCGAGATTGCTGTATCTAACGCGCCGAATAAAGCGTTGCTGCTGAATATGTTTGATGAACATTTTGGCCCTTGGGATAGCTTGGCGGCAGGTTATCCTTTCTTTGGTGAACAACACAATGCGGCGGGTGCAG
Proteins encoded in this region:
- a CDS encoding family 43 glycosylhydrolase is translated as MTIATNSPLVEQRADPFVYKHSDGYYYFTGSVPTYDRIELRRSKTLAGLKDAETFDVWFKHDAGPMSRHVWAPEIHYLDGKWYIYFAASQEDDIWALRPYVLECQGQDPLNDEWVELGMMQAADGDNKSFIDFSLDATIFENQGKRYFCWAEKTGGQFAASNLYLAEMESPIKLKTVQFMLTTPDYDWERVDFWVNEGPAVLKHDGKIFITFSASATGACYCMGYMEADENSDLLDRNSWQKTRQPVLGTDYDKKIYGPGHNSFTVAEDDVTPICVYHARDYEAAVGDPAVVPKTDTRPLEEIKKDPLYDPNRHARVLEVKFDADGKPVFELY
- a CDS encoding HIT family protein translates to MTQAFSLDLARKMAVGEDITQLQFDQLLQHISNDPLLKQFAPDGICQIDPRNGNLVVYNSSRAKRPQTHTQATHTIEAAKPCPICEGASADILDIAEQSEGFTFISKNLYPIFHPIEYVPQELPDYFQHQDPYHLGRASYGFHLLQWTSSIHDRDWYNIPLNDATICLQRLAAVESTLLHQPTDFMAQSGKQVEDRQVSGYVSIIKNYGASAGASLVHGHQQIAYSNILPQHFFNNLCFRKRHERAFSQYMIEENPAELLVKDYGAVQLMVPYFMKRPLDMLLIFKESHKRYLHQLTTYELTQLAQGIQQAIRAIVGLMTQMGMTPAYNMIINNGPGCGLYVEFLTKTQMMGGYEQIGLYVCQANPYHNANSIRQWIAAEDNVENRAEEGADAGAEDGAEDCVETDTQARN
- a CDS encoding M3 family metallopeptidase, yielding MKFSYTLFAASILMALGSSQIYASTTQQPSPTVAMESQGLVRVNPFFHPWGTYQEIPDFARIKDSDYLPAFERALEERRLNINAIIENPAPASFFNTILAMENAAPLLSKVSSVFYGQRSANPNPAIQALSKTLAPMMSAASDDIYLNDKLFQRVKAVYDQREQLKLNEAQQRLLKDTYLSFSRGGANLNAQDKAKLREINTELSQLSLSFRENILADTNAFKLVVDNQADLAGLPADIVAAAATTATKKGLDGKWVFTIQKPSYIPFMTYADNRELRKQMYDAYTSQADHNDAHDNKQNLAKIAALRVEKAQLLGYRSHADFVMEERTAQKPENVYALLDKLWPAALAKAKDERAQMQALIDASDKPFKLAAWDWHYYANKVRAEKYDFDEQQTKPYFSLDNTLKGIFYTANRLYGLTFVERNDLPKYHPDVRTFEVKDKDGSVLGIFMGDYYVRDNKRSGAWASPYRKQQMQNGKRIPPIVVNVLNLAAPIDGKPTLLTFDEASTVFHEFGHALHHLLSNVAFTSQAGTDVPRDYVEFPSQVNENWMTEPEVLAHFAHHIETGEVIPQALIEKALAAGKFNQGFNTVEYLAATKLDLDWHSLTDSKLRDAAAFEQASLEKMGLIEEIPPRYRSTYFGHIFSSGYAAGYYSYIWADILGADAFEAFKEKGIFDQETADAFRYKLLSQGGSRDPMQMYRDFRGKDADIKPLLKSRGLL
- a CDS encoding dipeptidase; amino-acid sequence: MVKQLLLSTLIATSLSATLLPITASANTTKLQVTPLAQRTADYSVAHYAEAMEQTLAQLVSFNTVRVDGLTPDNNPQFVGFKAAVKAKAEALGFDYADHGYVLLVGFGEDKGGGAHKLGIITHGDVQPADPSLWQQSPYLMDTTSEPGKLIGRGTEDDKGPIATALYAMKSIKDQGLPLARRIELMIYMGEESDWEPLKAFLKTYQPGDINVTIDAEYPVVTAEKGWSQISATIPAIPARPDDVAPNRLVQFSGGSFASQIPQQASAVIAEPSAALIAALKAAAATQAQQSNMHYQFTVADGQLLIAADGKSAHSSTPEDGINAVSYLADLLSQQPWPKTQASMTLAFINELVGTGLYAEKFGDIAYQDDFMGPMSLAVTVVKQQAEGTKITLNLRRPVGKTSEMLTAQTAAALTAWQSQHQLSLLDSSSYWGEPMVMRDAPHLQTLLNVFSHFTGIENAKPVAIGGSTNSKLFPNALSFGPAMPGVEYTGHSEHEFITREQLQLNLKMYTAAMVELAVKQ